The following are encoded in a window of Allosphingosinicella indica genomic DNA:
- a CDS encoding sensor histidine kinase produces MPRSDDLDLRFSRRWSLTHRILAVNIFALAILAGSLFYLDSFRARLTTARLEQAASETRMIAEAVRVAAPGERAALLRRVGADSGTRLRIYRADGVKRADSWAGVDPTYEFRDPEGEPWTKDVARALDNAFDAIVGARQPPYYVPPRVDTLAAWPEAQRAIAGGPAVVTVRRAPDGTPFISAASAIGVEGRSVLLLTTNARDIRRIVRAERLSLGFVLTGTILLSILLSLFLARTIARPLKRLALAAHRVRLGRAREVAVPTLPARRDEIGLLARALHDMTQSLRQRIDATEAFAADVTHELKNPLASLRSAVDSLDKVQDPALIRQLTEVIRNDVQRLDRLIVDIAETSRLDAELSRARFESVDLGKMMEALLPLWETRAAERGVRLAFARPRVGTAVIPGAESRLGRAIDNLVDNAISFSPPGGVVEIAAARVGNEVLVTVEDAGPGVPAEAREAIFQRFHSVRPEGETFGSHSGLGLAIARAIIEGHDGRVIVEDRGDGRKGARFVIRFPGDVA; encoded by the coding sequence TTGCCGAGGAGTGACGATCTGGACCTGCGCTTCTCGCGCCGCTGGTCGCTCACGCACCGCATCCTCGCGGTCAACATCTTCGCGCTCGCGATCCTTGCGGGCAGCCTGTTCTATCTCGACAGCTTCCGCGCCCGGCTGACGACGGCACGGCTGGAGCAGGCGGCGAGCGAAACGCGGATGATCGCGGAGGCGGTACGCGTCGCCGCGCCCGGCGAGCGCGCCGCGCTGCTCCGCCGGGTGGGCGCGGATTCCGGGACGCGGCTGCGCATCTATCGCGCCGACGGCGTTAAGCGCGCCGATAGCTGGGCAGGCGTCGACCCGACCTATGAGTTTCGCGATCCCGAGGGCGAGCCGTGGACCAAGGACGTCGCACGGGCGCTGGACAATGCCTTCGACGCGATCGTCGGCGCGCGCCAGCCGCCGTACTACGTGCCGCCGCGCGTGGACACGCTCGCCGCCTGGCCCGAAGCGCAGCGCGCGATCGCCGGCGGCCCGGCCGTCGTCACCGTCCGCCGCGCGCCCGACGGGACGCCGTTCATATCGGCAGCGTCGGCGATCGGCGTCGAAGGGCGATCGGTGCTGCTGCTGACCACGAACGCGCGCGACATCCGCCGCATCGTCCGCGCGGAGCGGTTGAGCTTGGGGTTCGTGCTCACCGGCACGATCCTGCTGTCGATCCTGCTCTCGCTGTTTCTCGCGCGGACCATCGCCCGCCCCCTCAAGCGGCTGGCGCTCGCCGCGCACCGCGTCCGACTGGGCCGCGCGCGCGAGGTGGCGGTGCCCACCCTCCCCGCGCGGCGCGACGAGATCGGCCTGCTCGCCCGCGCGCTGCACGACATGACGCAATCGTTGCGCCAGCGGATCGACGCAACCGAGGCGTTCGCCGCCGACGTCACGCACGAACTGAAGAACCCCCTCGCCTCGCTCCGCTCCGCGGTGGACAGCCTCGACAAGGTGCAGGACCCGGCGCTGATCCGCCAGCTTACCGAAGTGATCCGAAACGACGTGCAGCGGCTCGACCGGCTGATCGTCGATATCGCCGAGACCTCGCGGCTGGACGCCGAACTTTCGCGTGCGCGCTTCGAATCGGTCGATCTCGGCAAGATGATGGAGGCACTGCTGCCGCTGTGGGAGACGCGCGCCGCCGAGCGTGGCGTGCGCCTGGCCTTCGCGCGTCCGCGGGTCGGCACCGCCGTCATCCCCGGCGCGGAATCGCGGCTCGGCCGCGCGATCGACAATCTGGTCGACAACGCCATATCCTTCTCGCCGCCGGGCGGCGTAGTCGAGATCGCGGCAGCGCGGGTCGGCAACGAGGTTCTGGTGACGGTGGAGGATGCCGGGCCGGGCGTTCCCGCCGAGGCGCGCGAGGCCATCTTTCAGCGCTTTCACAGCGTACGGCCGGAGGGCGAAACCTTCGGCAGCCATTCTGGGCTTGGCCTCGCCATCGCCCGCGCGATCATCGAGGGGCATGACGGGCGTGTCATCGTCGAGGATCGCGGCGACGGCCGCAAGGGCGCCCGCTTCGTGATCCGCTTCCCGGGAGATGTCGCGTGA
- a CDS encoding HPr kinase/phosphorylase — protein sequence MTEPSSETLHATTVSIGGRAVLITGRSGSGKSDLALRLIDRGARLVSDDYTIVKRIGGVLSATAPSRIAGKMEVRGIGIVAMEPSADVPVSLAVDLDRAADRMPEPGEVQVIAGIAVRVIALDARESSAPMKVEWALKGIIP from the coding sequence GTGACCGAGCCCTCGTCCGAGACGCTGCATGCGACGACGGTCTCGATCGGAGGCCGGGCGGTGCTGATCACCGGACGGTCGGGCAGCGGCAAATCCGATCTCGCCTTGCGCCTCATCGACCGGGGCGCGCGGCTGGTGAGCGACGATTACACCATCGTTAAGCGGATCGGCGGCGTGTTGAGCGCCACCGCGCCAAGCCGCATAGCCGGCAAGATGGAGGTCCGCGGGATCGGCATCGTCGCGATGGAGCCGTCTGCCGATGTGCCCGTGTCCCTGGCCGTCGATCTCGACCGGGCCGCGGATCGCATGCCGGAGCCGGGCGAGGTGCAGGTGATCGCGGGGATCGCGGTTCGCGTGATCGCCCTCGATGCGCGGGAATCGTCCGCGCCGATGAAGGTGGAATGGGCGTTAAAAGGCATAATTCCGTGA
- the rapZ gene encoding RNase adapter RapZ, with the protein MTTPRTPKRILLVSGLSGAGKSTVLRTLEDVGWEVVDNLPLTLLDHLLSTPLARGGPRRRRPLAIGIDTRTRDFGAQRIVDQIKALASDQNFPVESLFLDCAGSELLRRYSETRRRHPLAPDRPATDGIADERELMAPLRRWADHVIDTTDTDSPTLQAQIRERFGSAETAPHLQVSSFGFARGLPRNADLVFDMRFLKNPHWVSALREQTGLDAAVADFIARDPAYEEAVTRIEDLLLLLLPRYRSEGKSYISIAFGCTGGRHRSVHVAERVAARLRGAGFSPTVDHRDLGTRPRDGIEGAARARTVD; encoded by the coding sequence GTGACGACGCCGCGCACACCCAAGCGGATTCTGCTGGTTTCGGGCCTCTCGGGCGCCGGCAAATCGACCGTGTTGCGCACGCTTGAGGATGTCGGCTGGGAGGTGGTCGACAATCTGCCGCTGACCCTGCTCGACCACCTGCTTTCCACCCCGCTGGCGCGTGGCGGGCCGCGGCGGCGGCGGCCGCTCGCCATCGGCATCGACACGCGCACCCGCGATTTCGGCGCGCAGCGGATCGTCGACCAGATCAAAGCGCTGGCGTCCGACCAGAATTTTCCGGTGGAATCGCTGTTTCTTGATTGCGCCGGATCGGAACTGCTGCGGCGCTACTCCGAAACCCGCCGCCGCCACCCGCTGGCGCCCGACCGGCCGGCGACCGACGGCATCGCCGACGAGCGCGAGTTGATGGCGCCGCTCCGGCGCTGGGCCGATCATGTCATCGACACCACCGACACCGACAGCCCCACCCTGCAGGCGCAGATCCGCGAGCGGTTCGGCAGCGCCGAGACCGCACCGCACCTGCAGGTTAGTTCGTTCGGTTTCGCGCGCGGCCTTCCGCGCAACGCAGATCTGGTCTTCGACATGCGCTTCCTCAAGAATCCGCATTGGGTCTCGGCGCTGCGTGAGCAGACCGGCCTCGACGCCGCGGTCGCCGATTTCATCGCCCGCGACCCCGCCTATGAAGAGGCCGTGACGCGGATCGAGGATCTGCTGCTGCTGCTGCTTCCGCGCTATCGCAGCGAAGGCAAGTCCTACATCTCGATCGCTTTCGGGTGCACCGGAGGGAGACACCGCTCCGTTCATGTCGCCGAGCGGGTTGCCGCACGGTTGCGCGGCGCGGGATTTTCGCCCACGGTGGACCACCGTGACCTAGGCACGCGCCCGCGCGACGGGATCGAAGGTGCCGCGAGGGCTCGAACGGTTGATTAG
- a CDS encoding PTS sugar transporter subunit IIA: MIGLVLVTHGRLAAEFIVAMEHVVGPQQQIEGICIGPDDDMEVRRNDIAEAVASVDDGQGVIILTDLFGGTPSNLAISLMKSGVVEVIAGVNLPMLIRLEGARKVMEIKPAVAAAREAGRKYISVASEILGEVA, translated from the coding sequence ATGATCGGTCTGGTGCTGGTGACCCACGGACGGCTCGCCGCGGAGTTCATCGTCGCCATGGAGCATGTGGTCGGCCCGCAACAGCAGATCGAAGGCATCTGCATCGGCCCCGACGACGACATGGAAGTGCGGCGCAACGACATTGCCGAGGCAGTGGCGAGCGTCGACGACGGCCAGGGCGTCATCATTCTCACCGACCTGTTCGGAGGAACGCCCTCCAACCTCGCCATTTCGCTGATGAAATCAGGCGTCGTCGAGGTAATCGCGGGGGTCAATCTGCCGATGCTTATCCGCCTGGAAGGCGCGCGCAAGGTGATGGAGATCAAGCCGGCGGTAGCCGCCGCGCGCGAGGCGGGACGCAAATATATCTCGGTCGCGTCCGAAATCCTCGGCGAGGTCGCCTGA
- a CDS encoding HPr family phosphocarrier protein, whose amino-acid sequence MVSRTVALSNKRGLHARASAKFVTLAAAQGAEVEVEKDGSKVCGTSIMGLMMLGAAYGDSITISAKGDGAEAIVTALTELVQDKFGED is encoded by the coding sequence ATGGTCAGCCGGACGGTGGCGCTCTCCAACAAGCGCGGCCTGCACGCCCGCGCCAGCGCCAAGTTCGTCACGCTCGCCGCCGCCCAGGGCGCCGAAGTCGAGGTGGAGAAGGACGGATCGAAGGTGTGCGGCACCTCGATCATGGGGCTAATGATGCTGGGCGCGGCCTATGGCGATTCGATCACGATCAGCGCCAAGGGCGACGGCGCGGAAGCCATCGTTACCGCGCTTACGGAGCTGGTCCAGGACAAGTTTGGCGAGGATTGA
- a CDS encoding TrmH family RNA methyltransferase, with the protein MPRQITAFSNTLVKRVRSLRDKKHRRREGLFIAEGLRILTEAREAGFLPEMLFFATGTRHALLDTLIGEIEAAGGDVIETSADILHKMSGKDNPQTVLGVYPALDTSLARLDRSAAGLWIVAQSLRDPGNLGTILRTGDATGAGGLILIDDCVDPFSVEAVRASMGALFTQRIATAPWADFLSWLRGGPGELIGTSLKAREDYQAPRYAPPAFLLVGNEAQGLPSAYEAECDRLVKIPMLGKADSLNAAVATAVIAYEIVNQWRRAA; encoded by the coding sequence ATGCCGCGCCAGATCACCGCCTTTTCCAACACGCTGGTGAAGCGCGTCCGGAGCTTGCGCGACAAGAAGCACCGGCGCCGGGAGGGGCTTTTCATCGCCGAGGGGCTGCGCATCCTGACCGAGGCGCGCGAAGCGGGGTTCCTGCCCGAGATGCTGTTCTTCGCGACCGGCACGCGCCACGCACTACTCGACACGCTGATCGGCGAGATCGAGGCGGCGGGCGGCGATGTGATCGAGACGAGCGCCGACATCCTCCACAAGATGTCCGGCAAGGACAATCCGCAGACCGTGCTCGGCGTCTATCCGGCGCTCGACACGAGCCTTGCGCGGCTCGATCGATCGGCGGCGGGGCTGTGGATCGTCGCGCAGTCGCTACGCGATCCGGGCAATCTCGGCACGATCCTGCGCACCGGCGACGCGACCGGCGCTGGCGGGCTGATCCTGATCGACGATTGCGTCGATCCCTTTTCGGTCGAGGCGGTGCGCGCGTCGATGGGGGCGCTGTTCACGCAAAGGATCGCGACCGCGCCTTGGGCCGACTTCCTGTCATGGCTGCGTGGTGGGCCGGGCGAGCTGATCGGCACCAGCCTCAAGGCGCGCGAGGATTATCAGGCGCCGCGTTACGCGCCGCCCGCCTTCCTCCTCGTCGGCAACGAGGCGCAGGGGCTGCCCTCCGCCTATGAGGCGGAGTGCGACCGGCTGGTGAAGATCCCGATGCTCGGGAAGGCGGACAGCCTCAACGCCGCGGTCGCGACCGCGGTCATCGCCTACGAGATCGTCAACCAGTGGCGCCGCGCGGCTTAG